In a genomic window of Phragmites australis chromosome 14, lpPhrAust1.1, whole genome shotgun sequence:
- the LOC133890506 gene encoding G-type lectin S-receptor-like serine/threonine-protein kinase B120, translating into MAHAAVAGLASLLLLYAHVHVRADAAATLVQGQLLGGNDTLVSANGTFALGFFAPRGAGGNPERRYLGVMYAQAAEQTVPWVANRDAPVSAASGAYSATVTASGELQVLEGDRVAWRTNTSSPLGNVTLTIFDSGNLVLSAGGEGAQAVVVWQSFDHPADTFLPGMSITLDRRNGAVRRTLFTSWRSPGDPATGDFTLGIDPLGSAQLYIWQSRGGENTTYWRSGQWANTNFVGVPWRSLYVYGFKLNGDQSQSNGIMSYTFSTYNSSQYRFMLHPNGTETCYMLLDGTGDWETVWSQPTIPCQAYNMCGANAECAAGDNGQAICSCLKGFEPRSAAEYSNGNWTLGCVRSAPLTCEKNISGGDVFADLAGVKLPNFAVWGSTVGDEDACKQSCLANCSCGAYSYNTGTGCLTWGQELMDIYQFPTEEGYDLHIKVPASVLETGSKTRRWTTVIVVVAIVVAAILAACGLLLWKCRRRIKGKLGIVGRENKKPSLLRLAREARQDFSGPKQPDREEAEDGKTCELPLFAFEILAAATGDFNSANKLGEGGFGHVYKGRLPGGEEIAVKRLSRSSGQGREEFKNEVILIAKLQHRNLVKLLGCCIQGEEKILVYEYMPNKSLDAFLFDPARRGLLDWKTRFHIIEGIARGLLYLHRDSRLRVVHRDLKASNILLDHDMNPKISDFGMARIFGGDQNQVNTNRVVGTLGYMSPEYAMEGLFSVRSDVYSFGILILEIISGQKNSSFHHMEGSLNIVGYAWQLWNADKGEQLIDPSIRGTCSVREALRCVHMALLCVQDHACDRPDIPYVVLALGSDSSVLPMPKPPTFTLQCTSSDRDWLFRDKADESYSACDLTVTMLKGR; encoded by the exons ATGGCCCATGCCGCCGTCGCGGGGCTCGCCTCGCTCTTACTCCTCTACGCGCACGTGCATGTCCGCGCCGACGCGGCGGCGACGCTGGTGCAGGGGCAGTTGCTGGGCGGGAACGACACGCTGGTGTCGGCCAACGGCACCTTCGCGCTGGGCTTCTTCGCGCCCCGCGGCGCCGGAGGCAACCCGGAGCGGCGGTACCTGGGTGTCATGTACGCGCAGGCGGCCGAGCAGACCGTGCCGTGGGTGGCCAACCGCGACGCCCCCGTGAGCGCGGCCTCCGGAGCCTACTCCGCCACCGTCACGGCCTCCGGCGAGCTGCAGGTGCTGGAGGGGGACCGCGTCGCGTGGCGCACCAACACGTCCTCGCCGCTGGGAAACGTCACGCTGACCATCTTCGACAGCGGGAACCTCGTGCTGTCCGCGGGCGGCGAGGGCGCGCAGGCGGTAGTAGTTTGGCAGAGCTTTGACCACCCGGCGGACACCTTCCTCCCCGGGATGAGCATCACACTGGACCGGCGCAACGGGGCCGTCAGGCGGACGCTGTTCACGTCGTGGCGGAGCCCCGGCGACCCGGCCACAGGCGACTTCACGCTGGGAATCGACCCGCTCGGCTCGGCGCAGCTCTACATCTGGCAGAGCCGGGGCGGCGAGAACACCACCTACTGGCGGTCGGGGCAGTGGGCGAACACCAACTTCGTCGGCGTCCCGTGGAGGTCGCTCTACGTGTACGGGTTCAAGCTCAACGGCGATCAGTCGCAGAGCAACGGGATCATGTCCTACACGTTCAGCACGTACAACAGCTCGCAGTACCGGTTCATGCTCCACCCCAACGGCACCGAGACGTGCTACATGCTCCTCGATGGCACCGGCGACTGGGAGACCGTCTGGTCGCAGCCGACCATCCCGTGCCAGGCGTACAACATGTGCGGCGCCAACGCCGAGTGCGCCGCCGGTGACAATGGACAGGCCATCTGCAGCTGCTTAAAAG GTTTCGAGCCGAGATCCGCAGCGGAGTACAGCAACGGGAACTGGACGCTGGGCTGCGTGAGGAGCGCCCCGCTGACCTGCGAGAAGAACATAAGCGGCGGCGACGTGTTCGCCGATCTCGCTGGCGTGAAGCTGCCGAACTTCGCCGTTTGGGGATCGACGGTGGGCGACGAGGACGCGTGCAAGCAGTCGTGCTTGGCGAACTGCTCGTGCGGCGCGTACAGCTACAACACGGGCACCGGGTGCCTGACCTGGGGGCAGGAGCTGATGGACATCTACCAGTTCCCAACAGAAGAGGGCTATGACCTGCACATCAAGGTCCCTGCATCCGTGTTAG AAACAGGCTCTAAAACGAGGCGATGGACGACAGTTATCGTTGTTGTAGCAATCGTCGTAGCTGCTATATTGGCAGCATGCGGCCTTCTCCTGTGGAAATGCAGGAGAAGAATCAAAG GGAAACTTGGCATTGTTGGCAGGGAAAATAAAAAACCCTCATTGCTGCGTCTTGCTAGGGAAGCAAGGCAAGATTtctcaggaccgaaacaacctgatCGAGAGGAAGCGGAGGACGGCAAGACCTGCGAGCTGCCGCTGTTCGCCTTCGAGATCTTGGCGGCGGCCACCGGCGACTTCAACAGCGCTAACAAGCTCGGGGAGGGAGGCTTCGGCCATGTCTACAAG GGAAGGCTTCCTGGGGGCGAGGAGATTGCAGTGAAGAGGCTGTCCCGGAGCTCCGGCCAGGGGCGGGAAGAGTTCAAGAACGAGGTGATACTGATCGCGAAGCTTCAACACCGCAACCTTGTCAAGCTGCTAGGGTGCTGCATCCAGGGGGAGGAGAAGATCTTGGTGTACGAGTACATGCCCAACAAGAGCCTGGACGCCTTCCTCTTCG ATCCGGCGAGGCGAGGGCTGCTGGACTGGAAGACGAGGTTCCACATTATCGAGGGGATCGCCCGGGGGCTCCTCTACCTCCACAGGGACTCGAGGCTCCGCGTGGTGCACCGTGACCTCAAGGCCAGCAACATCCTCCTGGACCACGACATGAACCCCAAGATCTCGGACTTCGGCATGGCGCGGATCTTCGGCGGCGACCAGAATCAGGTCAACACCAACCGCGTCGTCGGCACGCTGGGGTACATGTCGCCGGAGTACGCGATGGAGGGGCTGTTCTCCGTGAGGTccgacgtgtacagcttcgggATCCTGATCCTGGAGATCATCTCCGGCCAGAAGAACAGCAGCTTCCACCACATGGAGGGCTCCCTCAACATCGTAGGCTACGCGTGGCAGCTGTGGAACGCGGACAAGGGGGAGCAGCTCATCGACCCGTCGATCCGGGGGACGTGCTCGGTGCGGGAGGCGCTGCGGTGCGTGCACATGGCGCTGCTGTGCGTGCAGGACCACGCGTGCGACCGGCCGGACATCCCCTACGTGGTGCTGGCGCTGGGCAGCGACAGCTCCGTGCTGCCGATGCCCAAGCCGCCGACGTTCACGCTGCAGTGCACGTCGTCGGACAGGGACTGGCTCTTCAGGGACAAGGCCGACGAGTCCTACTCCGCCTGCGATCTCACCGTAACCATGCTCAAAGGCAGGTAG